ACCGTGCAATTTGTCGTGGACCTCGCTAATTTGGATGAATCTCCTATGCGGTAGAGAACAATGAATCCAAGAGTAACCGCTGTTCAGCCACAAGACGATCATACCCTCCTCGTGACCTTCGAAAACGAGGAAAAACGATTGTTCGATGCCAAGCCCTATTTAGAAAGGGGAGTGTTTCAAGAACTGAAAGACCTTGTTTATTTCAAGCGTGTGAAGGTATCGTGGGGTGCCATTGTTTGGCCCAATGAACAAGATTTAAGCCATGACACCTTATATCTCATTGGGGAGCCTGTTGCTGAACGCACTCAATAGCTGACTTCATGCGTTTACTCATTGCACGGTACGCGTTGCGTCCTGGAAACACGCTTATTGCTTAACGGGGCGTACCAAAACATCAAACGTTCAACGGAAAAACGCGCAACGCGTACCGTCACCCAACCAGCATGAAATCCGCACTGCTCATCGTCGACGTTCAGACGGCCTTGTGTGCCGGCGAAGGGTCGGCCTTTGACATCGACAACGTCGTCGATCGAATCAACGCCGTCTCTGCACGAGCACGGGCCTCGGGCATGCCCGTGGTGCTCATTCAGCACGAGGAAGAGGAGGGGCCGTTTCGCTTTGGATCGGATGGATGGAAACTCTACGAACGCGTTGCGACGCAGCCAGACGACATCCGAATCCGCAAAAAAGGCTCGGACTCGTTCTATCAAACCGAGCTGCACGCCCTGCTGCAGGCACGCGGGGTCGGCAACCTGGTCATTTGCGGCTTACAAAGCGAGTTCTGTGTAGATTCGACCGTCCGTGGCGCCCTCGCACTCGGCTACCCGGTCACCCTGGTCGCGGACGGGCACTCGACCCTGGACAACGGCGTTTTATCCGCCGCCCAGATCTCGGCGCACCACAACGCGACGCTGGAAAACCTCGGTAGTTATGGGCCGAGAGTCACCCCAACGCCGGCGGCACAGGTGCTTGGATATCAAGTGCTTGGCCAACAGGGTTTGGACAACAAAGTATAGCTCAAGGGGTTACGGAGCCGATGTGACGCTCCAAGGTTGAGCGGGATCGGCTCACAAACCCCTACCGCCCCACCAGCCCCGCCAGTTCGATGAGGGTTTCGAGGGCGACCTTCCAGCGCACAGAAAGAACGGTTGAGCTCATGGTTTCTCGATGGCTGGCGTGATCGCCCGAGGATCGTCCATCGACCCGAGGACAAAGGCGGCGTGCTCCTCCAGGCCGAGGGAGGGCGCATAGGCCAGGGATTTCTTGCGCCGGCCCGACAGGTACCGGTTGGCGGTGATCCGAAATAGCCAGCCGCGCATCGAGCCGTCGCCGCGGAACGAGTCCAGCATCTGGTGCGCCTTGATGAAGAACTCTTGCGATAGATCTTCGGCGTCCTCATGGTTGCCCGTCAACTGGAGGGCGAACGCATAGACGACGCGCTGATGGGCGACGACCATCTGGCGATACGCATCTCGGGTATGTGGTCCGGTCGGGTCGAGCACCTGCGAAGAACCGTCGTTGTCAGTTCTTGCCTACTAGACGAGGGTTGGGTGGATTTCGTTTACAGCCGGCGGGAAAAACAACAGATCAGGATGCTTAATGCTTCGGACAGTTTTCGCCCCTAAGCCGTGTCGTGCGACCAGGTCCCTCCTCGGTCCGAGAATGGGCAAATCCTGTCGGCGCGAAGCGTTGACGGGATGGGGAGGAGTGAATCGATGCACTAGCTCATCGGACATAAAAAAACTCCCTGACGACAGATGTGCTGCGTCTCCTGGGAGTTTTAACAGAGCAAAAAGAAGGGAATACGCCGTGCGTCGAGGCGTTAGTCGGACGCCGTCACGCCTCGTTAAGGCATTTTTTGAAGGCGAGGCCGGCGATGAGCGTACCGGCCGACCATACGATGGTGGCGTACATCAACTGGGAATCGATACTACTGAGGGCGTTGATTATATAGGATAGTGTCATGACAGGTACCTCCAGTGAGGTTAGGCGGGATGGCACAAAAGGCACAAGAGATCCCTTTTGTATGCGCCTAAAGTACCGACTGGATATCGAGCAAAAATCACCACTTTGTCACAATGCCCCGCTAATGTGTGTCTTTTTGTTGACGGGATTTGACCCACACGGGCATGCGCCGGTCGGCGGAAAACCAGCGCGGCGTGCGCCAGATCCCCGCAGCCGGGCGCGCCAGAGCCCTATGACCCGGGGACGCGCCGCCGGCCGGAGCGCGACCTGCAACCGCGGTTGTAGCCGTGGCGTACATACCCCCGAGCCCACCCGGCTACAGACACCGCCGACGCGTAATCTCACCCAGTGACGCGATGCAGCCATCAAAAAGGTCCACGGCGCCACGAGCCGCGCTCCGGACGATACTCTTACCGCTCATGCTCCTCGGCCTGTTGGCCGTGGCGGGTTGTGCGGAAGAGCGCGTCCTACGAGGCGTGCAACACCTCACACAGACGCCTTACGATGCCTACCTGACGGCACTTCGCGGGGCGCGACTGGACGAAACGGCGCTGGGGCGGACGTGGATCATGGCCGGCGTAGCGGCGGTCGCCACACCGCTGGCCATCGAATCCCCCTATCAAGAGGTAGGGTATCTGGACCCTCGCGAAGTGACGGCCCGCGCCTACTTCATCCGTCTGCAGCAGGGCCAACGGCTGGATGTCCAGATTGCCGTCCACGCCGGCGATTCGTCTCGCGTGTTTGTCGACCTGTTCGAAGTGCCGGACGATTCAACCGACAACCTGCGGCACGTGGCGATCGCCGACAGCGCGAACCGATTGGTGGTCGAAGCACGTGAGCCACTCACGTACATCCTGCGCATGCAGCCTGAGTTGCTTCGTGGGGGGCGGTACACCCTGGACATCGTCGTAGACGCTTCCCTCGGCTTCCCGGTGGCCGGCCGCTCCAATGCCGCGGTGCAGAGCCTGTTCGGGGCGGAACGGGAAGGCGGCCGGCGTTCCCACGAGGGCGTCGACATCTTCGCCCCGCGGGGGACGCCGGTCCTGGCCATATCTTCCGGATACGTCGCCCGGATCGACGAGACGAATCTTGGCGGCAAAGTGATCTGGGTGCGTGATGCGCACCGGAATCAGGCCTACTATTACGCCCATCTGGATCAGCAGCTGGTGTCGGCGAATACCCGAGTCGAGGCCGGCGACACGCTGGGGCTCGTAGGCAATACCGGCAATGCGCGCTCGACGCCGTCGCACCTGCACTTCGGCATTTATGCCACGCGACGCGCCGTCGACCCCTATCCGTATATCCAGGACATGCCCGACACCCCGCTCGAGCTCGCGGCCGATACGTCGCGCCTGGGCTCCTGGGCCCGGGTCACGGCCAGCACCGCTTTTTTACGGTACTCACCCAATCCCCGCTCGGAGAAACTGGGTGAATTGCCCCGCCACACCGCACTTCGGGTCGTCGCGGGGAGCGGCAGTTGGTACCGTGTCGCCCTGCCCGATGGCACGGGCGGCTTCGTCCTCGCGCACCAGATCGAAGACGCCTTCGAGCCGTTACGCAGCCGCGCTGTTGCCGCCGGCGTACCCGTTCGCGGCCAGGCAACCAGCGCCGCCGTGCCGATCGACAGCGTGAGCGTCGCCAGCCATCTGCCGGTGTTTGGGGAGTTCGGGGATTATCTGGGCGTGACGTCGCCGAGCGGCCGAACCGGCTGGATCGAGGCGATGGAGTAGGGATACGCGGGAGCGCGCGGCCATTATGGGGGAATTTTGGGGGAAGTAATAAACAACACGAGACGCCGGCCGCAACCTCCACCGAATCGTACCGTAGCAGCAGGGCATCACGCCCTGAGTCGCACGATGCGGCCGGTGGCTTCGACATTAACCCCAATCTCTATGCGATCCTCTCTCGTAGCGGGCGCGCTCTTCGCGAGTGTCGTCCTATCGGCTTGTTCGCCTGCCTCCGACGAGCCAGCGCCGTCGACCTATCAGGTACCTGTATCCTACCATACGCTGGATAACGGACTGCGGGTAGTGCTCTCGCAAGACAAAACGGCGCCTACCGTCGTCGTCGCCGTGTACTACAACATCGGCTTCCGCAACGAACCGCGGGACCGCACCGGCTTCGCGCATCTCTTCGAACACATGATGTTCCAGGGATCGGAAAACCTCGGTAAGATGGAGTTCGTCTCGCTGGTGCAGAACAACGGCGGCGTGCTGAATGGCTCCACCCGGTTCGACTTCACGAACTACTTCCAGATCGTGCCGGCGCACAAGCTCGAGACCATGCTCTGGGCCGAGGCCGACCGCATGAGAGGCCTCGCTGTCACCCAGGAGAACCTCGTGAACCAGCAGGATGTGGTGAAGAACGAGGTCCGCGTCAACGTCCTCAACCAGCCTTATGGCGGCTTCCCGTGGCTGGACATGCCGCAGTACGCCAACGAGAACTGGCAAAACGCCCACAACTTTTACGGGGAATTGACCGATCTCGAGGCCGCGACGCTGGAGGATGTACAGGCGTTTTTCGACACCTTCTATGCACCAAACAACGCCGTCGTCGTGATCGTGGGCGATTTCGAGGAGGCGCCGGCGCTCGAACTCGTTGGGCAGTATTTCGGCGATATCCCGCCCTCCGAGCTTCCGGCGATGCCGGACCTCACCGAGCCGCGCCAGACGACCGAGAAACGAGCCAGCAAAACCGACAATCTCGCCCAACGCCCCGCACTCGCGTTTGCCTACCACATGCCCGACCGCAACACCCCCGAGTATTACGCGATGGGGCTCATCGACCAGATCCTGCTCCAGGGCGACGATAGCCGCATCCGTCAGGCCATCGTCAAGGAACGCGGCATGACCGGCAGCGTCGACGGCGGCATCAACCTGCTCGGCAACATGTTTAACTACAACGGCCCGATGCTCTGGATGGGCTCGCTGTTCCACGACTCGAACGTGCCGGCGGACTCCATCATCGCGGCGCTCGATAGCGTCTTGATCGACCTGGCCACGAACCCGGTGGATCAAGAGACCCTCGACCGCGCCGTTGTCAAGATGCGCTCTAACCTCTACGACGCCGCGGGCGGCTTCTTTGGCTTCGGCCGCGCCGACCTGCTCGCGTCCTTCGCCCTCTTCGACAACGATCCGGCCCGCATCAACGCGCTCGAAGATGAATTCCGGAAGGTCACTCCAGACATCATCCTCCAGACGGCGCAAGAATACCTCCGCGCCTCGAATCGAACCGTGCTGACTGTCGAGCCGACGTTTGAAACCCCGCAGAAGCCCGCGGGGTGAGGATCATCCACCGCCGGATATGTTGACACCGGGCGCGATGTAACGCGCCCCCACGGATCATCCGAAATCGTTTATTCCACGCATCCTTATGTATCGCACCCTCCTCTTCCGTGTGCTGGTGTTTGGCCTGGTGGCTGCGCCGGCGCTGGCTCAAAAACAAACGCCGCCGCCGGGCGACGCCCCGCGGGACTTCGTCCTGCCGGCGCGATCTACCTTCACACTGGACAACGGACTCAAGGTGACGCTCATTCCGTACGGTAGCCTGCCCAAGGCGAGCGTACAGCTCATCGTAGGCACCGGCAATGTCGATGAGGCGGCCGACCAGGTCTGGCTGGCCGACCTCCTGGGCGACCTCATGAAGGAGGGCACGAACAGCCGCTCCGCCGAGGACATCGCCGCGGAAGCGGCACGGATGGGCGGCGAGATCAACATCGGCGTGGGGCTGGACCAGACCTCGATTTCCGGCGACGTGCTGAGCGAGTTCACCCCGAACGTGGTCTCCCTGATCGCGGATATCGCCCAGAACCCGAGCCTGCCGGGCAGCGAGGTCGAGCGGTTGAAGCGCGACCTTGTCCGCCAGCTGAGCATCCAGAAAACCGAACCCAATTCGATCGCCCTGGCGGAGTTTCGGAAGGTGATGTATGGCGAGCACCCCTATGGCCGCGTTTTCCCCGACGAGGAGCCGCTGAGCGGCTTTACGATCGAGGCGGTGCGGGCGTTCTACAACACTCATTTCAACGCGTCGCGCGCCCGACTCTACGTGGCCGGCGTGTTCGATGGTGCGGCCGTTCGCACGGCGATCGAGTCGTCTCTGGGAGCTTGGAAAGGCGGCGTGCAGCCCTCGCGCGAAGAACCCGCGCCGACATCACGGCGCGAAGTCTATATCGTGGACATCCCCGGCGCCGAACAGTCCAACCTCTACATCGGCCTGCCGACGATCGACCCATCGAGCGACGACTACATCCCGTTGCTCGTCACCAATTCCCTGCTCGGCGGCTCTTTTGGCTCGCGCATCACACGCAATATTCGAGAGGACAAAGGCTACTCGTATTCACCCTTCAGCTCGGTATCCGTCCGCTACCGCGACGGGTACTGGGTGCAGATGGCGGCCGTGACGACCAACGTGACCGGGCCGGCGATCCAGGAGATCTTCTATGAGATCGATCGTCTCCAGAACGAACCGCCCTCTGCTGAAGAACTGGAAGGCTTCAAAAACTACATGGCAGGCACGTTCGTGCTCCAGAACTCGTCGCGCCAGGGGATTATCGGACAGATCAACTTCCTCGACCTGCACGGCCTGCCGGACGCCTACCTGGCGACCTTCGTCGAAAAGATCCACGCCCTCACCCCCGAAGAGGTGCAACGCATCGCGGAAACCTATCTGCGGGATGAGGAGATGGTGATCGTGATCTCCGGCGACAAACAGCAGATCCAGAGCCAGGTGGCGGGATTCGGACCGATGGGGAGCGATTAAAGATTAGCGATTAAAGATTAGCGATTAGCGATTGCAGGTTGGGGCTACTGGTGCCGTGAACCGTCCCCTGGCCTGCAATTTTTAATTTCCGATCTGTAATTCAACACCCCTTATTCGTGTTGCTTATACACCGTCGAGGGGTCGAACAGCGGCTCGGAGGTGACAACGAGGGCGTCGTCCTCGAGCCGGCGGTAGAAGCAGGACACGCGGCCCGTGTGGCAGGCGGCGGCGCCGCGCTGGTCGACTTTGAAAAGCAGGGCATCCCCGTCACAATCGATCGACACTTCGCGGACGCTCTGCGTATTTCCGCTGCTCTCCCCCTTCACCCACACTTTCTGGCGGGAGCGGCTCCAGTACGTCATGACCCCCGTCTCGATCGTCTGGCGGAGCGTCGCCACGTTCATGTAGGCAAGCATGAGGACTTCGCCCGTCGCATGGTCCTGCGCCACCGCGATCACGAGTCCATCGGCATTAAATTTGACTTGAGCGAGGAGAGCGTCGGCACGCATGGCGATTGGGAGCTGGGTGGACGAGGCCGGCGGGGACACAACGCCCCACATCGACGGGAATGACACTTCAGAAAGCGCACTTCGCGTATAGGTTTCCGGCAACAGGGCACGCACGGGGATGGAACGTATGGCAGATATGGGGAAAAAAGTACTGCTGCTGGTGCTCGGGGCGTTGATGGGGCCCTGGATCAGCCGGGCCGCGGTGGGCGATGGCGTGCTCGATACGTTGCGCGCGATGCCGCCGCTGGAGATGGATGAGGTCGTGTGGCTGGCGCGGTGCGTGTTGTCGGAGTCCGACCGGAGCGACGAACAGGAACTGGTCGCGTGGGTCGTCCGCAATCGCGTGGAAACGGCGTACCGTGGCGAAACGTACCGCGAAGTGGTGCTTGAAACCCTCCAATTCAGCGCGTTCAATACGCCGAGTCCGCGTCGAACCTACCTGCTGAGCCTGAACCAGCACACGACCGTGGAGAGCTGGGCGAAGGCGGTCGAGGTGGCCATGAAGGTGTACCAGGCGCCGGCGATTAACCGGCCGTTTTCCCGGGAAACCCGCCACTTTTACAGTCCGGTTTCGATGAAAAACGGCGCGACACCGCGATGGGCGCTCAACGCCACGCCGCTGGACCTCTCGAAGCGCGCGATCGACCCGAACCGGTTTTTGTTTTTTGAGGAAATCGATGAAGCGCTCGATCCGTTTATCGCCGGCCAGGCCCCGGCCGAGCGCATCCGGACCTTCCAGGAGGAGGCGCGTGAAACCCTGCAGGAAGCCAGGCCGCGGACGACGAG
This sequence is a window from Rhodothermales bacterium. Protein-coding genes within it:
- the hisI gene encoding phosphoribosyl-AMP cyclohydrolase, translated to MRADALLAQVKFNADGLVIAVAQDHATGEVLMLAYMNVATLRQTIETGVMTYWSRSRQKVWVKGESSGNTQSVREVSIDCDGDALLFKVDQRGAAACHTGRVSCFYRRLEDDALVVTSEPLFDPSTVYKQHE
- a CDS encoding pitrilysin family protein, whose product is MRSSLVAGALFASVVLSACSPASDEPAPSTYQVPVSYHTLDNGLRVVLSQDKTAPTVVVAVYYNIGFRNEPRDRTGFAHLFEHMMFQGSENLGKMEFVSLVQNNGGVLNGSTRFDFTNYFQIVPAHKLETMLWAEADRMRGLAVTQENLVNQQDVVKNEVRVNVLNQPYGGFPWLDMPQYANENWQNAHNFYGELTDLEAATLEDVQAFFDTFYAPNNAVVVIVGDFEEAPALELVGQYFGDIPPSELPAMPDLTEPRQTTEKRASKTDNLAQRPALAFAYHMPDRNTPEYYAMGLIDQILLQGDDSRIRQAIVKERGMTGSVDGGINLLGNMFNYNGPMLWMGSLFHDSNVPADSIIAALDSVLIDLATNPVDQETLDRAVVKMRSNLYDAAGGFFGFGRADLLASFALFDNDPARINALEDEFRKVTPDIILQTAQEYLRASNRTVLTVEPTFETPQKPAG
- a CDS encoding RNA polymerase sigma factor, with translation MLDPTGPHTRDAYRQMVVAHQRVVYAFALQLTGNHEDAEDLSQEFFIKAHQMLDSFRGDGSMRGWLFRITANRYLSGRRKKSLAYAPSLGLEEHAAFVLGSMDDPRAITPAIEKP
- a CDS encoding pitrilysin family protein, whose translation is MYRTLLFRVLVFGLVAAPALAQKQTPPPGDAPRDFVLPARSTFTLDNGLKVTLIPYGSLPKASVQLIVGTGNVDEAADQVWLADLLGDLMKEGTNSRSAEDIAAEAARMGGEINIGVGLDQTSISGDVLSEFTPNVVSLIADIAQNPSLPGSEVERLKRDLVRQLSIQKTEPNSIALAEFRKVMYGEHPYGRVFPDEEPLSGFTIEAVRAFYNTHFNASRARLYVAGVFDGAAVRTAIESSLGAWKGGVQPSREEPAPTSRREVYIVDIPGAEQSNLYIGLPTIDPSSDDYIPLLVTNSLLGGSFGSRITRNIREDKGYSYSPFSSVSVRYRDGYWVQMAAVTTNVTGPAIQEIFYEIDRLQNEPPSAEELEGFKNYMAGTFVLQNSSRQGIIGQINFLDLHGLPDAYLATFVEKIHALTPEEVQRIAETYLRDEEMVIVISGDKQQIQSQVAGFGPMGSD
- a CDS encoding DUF2442 domain-containing protein codes for the protein MNPRVTAVQPQDDHTLLVTFENEEKRLFDAKPYLERGVFQELKDLVYFKRVKVSWGAIVWPNEQDLSHDTLYLIGEPVAERTQ
- a CDS encoding cell wall hydrolase, yielding MGKKVLLLVLGALMGPWISRAAVGDGVLDTLRAMPPLEMDEVVWLARCVLSESDRSDEQELVAWVVRNRVETAYRGETYREVVLETLQFSAFNTPSPRRTYLLSLNQHTTVESWAKAVEVAMKVYQAPAINRPFSRETRHFYSPVSMKNGATPRWALNATPLDLSKRAIDPNRFLFFEEIDEALDPFIAGQAPAERIRTFQEEARETLQEARPRTTSRGSRLQLSGRVLRPARPGVSGTQKAGVR
- a CDS encoding M23 family metallopeptidase, which codes for MLLGLLAVAGCAEERVLRGVQHLTQTPYDAYLTALRGARLDETALGRTWIMAGVAAVATPLAIESPYQEVGYLDPREVTARAYFIRLQQGQRLDVQIAVHAGDSSRVFVDLFEVPDDSTDNLRHVAIADSANRLVVEAREPLTYILRMQPELLRGGRYTLDIVVDASLGFPVAGRSNAAVQSLFGAEREGGRRSHEGVDIFAPRGTPVLAISSGYVARIDETNLGGKVIWVRDAHRNQAYYYAHLDQQLVSANTRVEAGDTLGLVGNTGNARSTPSHLHFGIYATRRAVDPYPYIQDMPDTPLELAADTSRLGSWARVTASTAFLRYSPNPRSEKLGELPRHTALRVVAGSGSWYRVALPDGTGGFVLAHQIEDAFEPLRSRAVAAGVPVRGQATSAAVPIDSVSVASHLPVFGEFGDYLGVTSPSGRTGWIEAME
- a CDS encoding cysteine hydrolase family protein, which produces MKSALLIVDVQTALCAGEGSAFDIDNVVDRINAVSARARASGMPVVLIQHEEEEGPFRFGSDGWKLYERVATQPDDIRIRKKGSDSFYQTELHALLQARGVGNLVICGLQSEFCVDSTVRGALALGYPVTLVADGHSTLDNGVLSAAQISAHHNATLENLGSYGPRVTPTPAAQVLGYQVLGQQGLDNKV